ACAGACAAAACCGGCTCCCGGCTTCGGCGAATTTGCGCCAAGGATTGATGCTTTTTTGAAGGAACATTTGTTTGCCGACATTTTCGAAAGCGAAGTGCTCACCTTCCGGCAGCGCGAGATCGTGACCATTTCTGCATTGGCTGCCATGCCGGGCGTTACCTCGCAATTACAGGCTCACGTGAAAATGGGAATGAATACGGGCATTACCGAAAACCAACTCGCGGAAATTGCTGACCTGATTGAAAAGTATGTCAGCAAAACGCAGGGGAATACGTTGAAAACGGTCATTTCAAAACCTCTGACTCCTGTCATTGAAAAGGATATGATGGTGCGGATTTCGGAAATCGAGATCGTGCCGGAGTTTCTGACGGAGTACAATGCCATTTTGAAGGAAGAAGCGGCAGCTTCGGTCGAAAAAGAGCAGGGTGTGGTGGCCATTTTTCCAATGTTTATCAAAGAGCAGCCCAATCAGATCCGGATCGTGGAGATTTATGCCGATAGTGCCGCTTACCAGTCGCATTTAAAGACCCCGCATTTCCAGCATTACAAAACGACAACTTTGAAAATGGTAAAGGCATTGAAGCTGATAGATATGAATTCGCTGGATTCAGTGACCATGCTGGAAATTTTCAAAAAATTGAAATAAGACAGCATGAACAAAAAAAAGGACATTTTTGCCTGCGCACAGGGCGGTGAGCTTCTTCGGAAGAATGATCCTGAACATGGGAAATTCCCGGAAGAAGTTGCCGGATGATCCGGCTATGATTGCAAATGGATGTAAAACAGATTTAACCACAAGTATTTTTTATCATGACAGAAACAACAAACATCAAAGCATACGGCACAACAGCAGCCGAGGCGCCTATAAACGCAATGGATATCAGCCGCAGGGTTCCGACTGCGCACGACGTACAAATTAAAATCCGATACTGCGGTGTTTGCCACTCGGATATTCATACTGCCAGAAGCGAATGGGGCGGTACGATTTATCCCTGCGTTCCGGGGCATGAAATTGTTGGGGAAATCATCCGAGTCGGCGATCATGTGAGCAAGTTCAAAGTGGGCGATATCGTGGGCGTGGGTTGTATGGTGGACTCCTGTCGCGAGTGCCAGTATTGCCAGGAAGGTTTGGAACAGTATTGCGAACCGGGTATGACGGGCACTTACAATTCGCCGGACAAATACCTGGACACGCCCACTTTCGGTGGTTATTCCGAAAGCGTGGTGGTCGATGAAAATTACGTCCTCCGCATTCCTGAAAACCTGGATCTGGCGGCGACAGCACCTTTATTATGTGCAGGAATTACTACATACTCGCCATTACGACACTGGAAAGTGGGGCCGGGGCACAAGGTTGGGGTTGTCGGGATTGGTGGTTTGGGCCACATGGGGATCAAAATCGCCAAAGCAATGGGCGCGCACGTGGTTGCATTCACTACTTCCGAATCGAAATTCTCGGAGGCTAAGCGACTTGGTGCAGATGAAGTGGTATTGTCGAAAGACGGGGAGCAAATGGCTGCTTACCGGGGCAAGCTCAACTTCATTCTTGACGCCGTCTCGGCCGAGCATGATATCGACGCATACCTGAGTTTGCTCCGCGTGGATGGTTCGCTGGCGCTTGTTGGAGCACCTGAAAATCCGCTGCCGGTTGCAGCTTTCAGCCTGATTATGGGTCGTAAAAGCTTTGCCGGGTCGATGATCGGCGGCATTGCCGAAACGCAGGAAATGCTGGATTTCTGCGGCGAACATAATATTGTCGCAGACATTGAAATGATCGATATTCAGGAGATCAACGAAGCCTACGAACGGATGATCAAAGGCGACGTGAAATACCGTTTCGTCATTAATCTGGCTTCTATCGCGAAGTAATGATAAAAAAGTGGTCTCAGGCAGGCCCATCGCGCAGCCTGAGATCACCATTAACTGGTACGATTTAAGACAACTTGCAATCTGAACGCCATTGCCGTAGCGCCTGCAACGGTCGAGAAAGCTGCTGGATACAACCTGGGAAAAAGCTAAGCACGCCATTTGAAACCGCGCCTGTTAACCCGCTGGTAAATGGTGTAAAAAAGCCGAGTGGCTTGCATTCATGGAGATCATGCTAAAAATGAAAACGACATAAAGGGATTTATGACGGTATTATTTGACGTTACGGAGCTTATTCCAACATTGTAACAGCAATTCAGGAATCAAAAACGGGGGGCAGAAATCATGATGCAATTCCAATATGAACGCGCAAAGTCCGTAAAGGCAGCCATCAGTGGTTTGGCAAACAGCAGCAATGCGCGGTTCATCGCCGGCGGCACAAACCTGATCGACTTGATGAAGCGGAACATTACCGCACCGACCAGGCTGGTGGATATTAATAAAGTCCCTCTCAAAGATATTCAGCAGCAAAACGGCAAAACTGTCATCGGCGCGCTGGCATTGAACAGCCAGGTAGCAGATCATAAACTGATTATTGAGAAGCACCCGCTGCTTTCGCAGGCATTGAATGCAGGAGCATCGGCACAGATCCGGAATATGGCGACGGTAGGCGGAAATATAATGCAGCGTACACGTTGCCACTATTTTTACGATACGGCCTTGCCTTGCAACAAGCGCGACCCGGGTGTCGGCTGCGGCGCATTGGAAGGCTTGAACCGGATGCATGCTGTCTTTGGCGCGAGTGAGCAATGTATTGCCGTGCACCCAAGCGATATGTGCGTTGCATTGGTCGCATTAGACGCGACTGTTTTGGTGGCGGGGCCGAAAGGGGAAAGACGCATTCCGTTTGAAGAATTTCACCGGCTTCCGGGCAACCAGCCAGAAAAGGATAACACGCTGCAAAACGATGAAATGATCATTTCGGTGGAGATTCCTGATAATGGATTCAGCAAAAACAGTTATTACATGAAGGTCCGCGACCGTGCTTCCTATGCTTTTGCATTGGTATCGGTGGCAGCTGCTTTGAGTATGGACGGGAAGGTGATTAAAGATGCCAGACTGGCGATGGGCGGCGTGGCGCATAAGCCGTGGCGATTGAAAGAGGCGGAAAAGGCATTGGTGGGAGAACCGGCCACAGAAAAAACTTTCTGGCAAGCTGCGGAAATCGCAATGCAGGGTGCGAAGGCTTACAAATACAATGCATTCAAACTGAAACTTGGCCCGAATGTGGTTGTTGAGGCCTTGAATAATGCCGCTGGCCCGATGTAATACAAACCCTCAAATTAATGGTCATAAACGAAGCATCTTTGCTAAAAGGCCCGTAAGTACCCTTTGGTAAATACTGGTATATTAAACGAAATGTCGGATATTTGCTACACCATTAAGCTTTGAAACAGGATTTTCCTACCTCGGGTAAAATGCTATTTTGTTCAGAAAAATAACTATCGGTTTGAACCTGTTACTGGCAATTTGCCGATCTGCGTCCTTCATCATTTATATCATCACCAGGTATGTGCTCAGATACAGGCATGAGATATTAATGCAAAATTTCGCAAATGCATTCCCACAGAAAACAGCGGAGGAAAGAAAAGCCTTGGTGAAAGCATATTATAAACATTTGGGAGATCTGGTAGTTGAGCCGGTCCTTTTTGCCCTCGCCAGTCCCGCCGCCAGAATGAAGCTGGCTACTTACAGTAACAAAGAGCTGTTGAGCGATCTGTACGCTAAAAACAAACACGCGATCGTCTTAGCCTCCCACCATGGTAATTGGGAATACCTGATCAATTTGCCCCGGGAAGTGGATTTTCAGGTATACACTGCATATACGCCCATTTCAAATCTGCGTATCGATAGCTGGGTACATAAAATGCGTTCGCAAATGGGCGTTACTGTGATTTTGAAGAAGAATTTTTACAAAGCCGCCCTGTCAGCTTTACGGGCGCCCGACAGCCCCGCGCTGGTAGTGGTGATAGCCGATCAGCGGCCCGCCCCGGGAAGCTCGAAGTACAGTATTGAGTTTTTAAACCAAAATACCAGCGTGCAGCTAGGTGCCGAACGTCTTGCTCTGGCTTCTAATGCGGTGGTACTTTATCTCCAGTGCAGGAAAGTTGCGCGCTTTCATTATAATTATACCTTTCATTTGATAACAGAAAATCCTGCTTCAAGTAAGCCGCTGGATATTACCCGGCAGTATTATAAAATGATTGAAAAGGATATTGATCTCGATCCTGCTACCTGGCTCTGGTCGCATAAGCGGTGGAAACCGGTTGACCCTTTATCAGGCCGGACTCAATAGGCGCATAGCGTCTGGTTGTATTTTTCTTCACAATTCCATCTGCATGCAAATCGCCTGCTTATGTGACCTCCATTTCGGGCGGGTAACCCTGGTGAAATCTATCACCCTGTACAAAATGATCAGTTTCAATAACCGAAGCGTTCGTTAAAAAATGATGTCACTGCTGCCCGGCAAGTCTGCTCGTCGGCAAGTTTGCAATTTATTAAACTAATGTTTAGTATTAATAAACATAGATTGGTTACATTTGAATCCAGGCAGCATCCGACATCCATTTCTATGAATCTGGCAACGCTATTCATTTTTAATAAGGCAGGGGAGGACATGCAAATGGTCGAGAAGGAGATACCGGTAGTCGCGCCCGAAGAGATTCTGGTCAGAAATCTTTACACCACCATTTGTGGCAGCGACCTGCATACTTTCTGCGGCTTGCGGCATGAAAAAACGCCTACCATCCTCGGTCATGAAATTGTGGGTGAGGTAGTGGAAACCGGCATCAAGCATTCGGGCAGGGACTATGCAGGCAGTTTGCTCAGCCCGGGTGACATTGTTACATGGAGTATTTTTTCAGCAGATCCTGCGTCCGTCCAGGCATTGAGGGGTATGCCGCAAAAAGCGTCCGGATTATTTAAATACGGCCACGCCCAGGTCACCGAGCATGATGCTTTTCATGGTGGCCTGGCCGAATATTGTGTTTTAAAAAAGAATACGGCGGTGTTGAAAATACCGGCCGGCGTCCCGCTGGACGTGGCTGCGACAATCAACTGTGCCGTAGCGACGGTGGCAGGTGCATTGAGGCTTGCAGGGGATCTGCGGAGAAAGCGTGTGCTCATTACGGGTTTGGGCTTGCTGGGAATCGTATGCTCGGCCATCTGTAAGGATGCGGGTGCAGCGAAAATCTGTACAGCAGATATCAATGCCGACCGGCTCGCGCAATCCACAGCTTTCGGGGCCGACGATACTTACCTGCTCAAGAACCCGGGCGGATCAGAAACGGATTCTCAGGTACCGGAAAACTTCGATGTGGTTTTTGATATGAGTGGCGCGCCCGATGCAATGGAAACGGGGGTTGCGTCACTGGATGTAGGCGGGATCGCTGTCTGGATAGGGGCAGTTTTCAGCGCCCGGAAGGTCGTAATCGATGCGGAGCAGGTTGTTCGCAAGTTGCTGACTATAAAGGGACTGTATAATTATAATTATGAGGATTTCGTATACGCTGTGGATTTTATTGGCCGCTGTCACGCTCGTTTTCCGTTTAGTAAAATAATAGGAAAGGAATTCAGCCTGGCGGAGGCCCAATCCGCTTTTGAGTATGCTATTGAATTTAAGCCACTTAGGGTAGGTATTCGCTTTTGAACCCTCACTGCATGCATTTGTATGCTCCCGGCAGCTGTTATTTCAAGAATTAGCCGGCCAGCGTATATAGTACAACGTAACTAACTGTTCTGATCGAAAAAGTATAGTACCAGCAGGAGGCAGTTACTATCGGAAGTGTTTTTGGGCACATGCGGCAGGCGGCCATCGAAGAATATGGAATCGCCCTCTTCCAAAACCATTGTTTGTCCGTTTACCCGGCACTCGGTTTGACCTTTTATAATATAAATAAACTCGTAGGCATCGGTCGTAACTTCTTCACGGTACGATTCCGTGGTGAGTTCCAATAAGGCAAAATCAATGGTGCTGGCAGGCAGGTTGCGCATCATCATCCGACTATAATTGAAGCCTTTCGCATCCTCTTTCTGAAACGGAGCATAGTCCTTCCGGCGGTTTACCAGGATTGTCGGTTCCAGGAGGCTCAGCCCCTGAAAGAACTCGCTGACTTCAATTTCCAGCGACTGGATAATGCCAAGCATAACTGGCAGCGATGGGATAGTACGGCCGTTCTCAATTTGTGAAACCAATCCCTTGCTGACGCCCGATTTGTCTGCCAGTTCCTGCAGAGTCATTCGCTTGTCAAGCCTTTTTTCTTTAATGCGGCGGCCAACCTCTAAAATGAAAAATCCTCCCATGTTGCAAGAATAGCAAAAAATAGCACGCGCCCACATACACTAGACCTATTGCGATGTAGTTAGCGGCACGGTGGTCAGCAGGATAGGGTCAACAAAAATCAGTTGATTAATATTTATTTAACATATGTTTAGTATTAATAAACAGAACTTTATTTACCTTTGAGATCATCTTACTGACAGTCAGATAATCTCAGCCGGCGCTTACCATTTTGAGGAAACTTTCCCGGGTATGCGATTCTTAAATTGTATGATGACGGTAAGGTCGAAAATCATTACTACGAACATCATTTGAAATAACAAACAAACCGCTGACACCTGTATGAAACGATTGCAGAAAGTGCTATTCCTAATCCTTTTTTTATTGTTAAACCCTTTTCAAAATGCATTTGCGCAGGGCCGGATCGAGCATGTTATCCTGATCGGCTCGGATGGTTTCGGCGCATATGCTTTTGAAAATGCCAAAGTACCCAACCTTCGCAAGCTGATGAAGGAAGGCTCCTGGACATTGCAGGCCAGGACGGTCCTGCCTTCGTCGAGCGCTCCTAACTGGGCTTCTATGGTGATGGGAGCGGGCCCCGAGCTGCACGGCTATACCAAATGGGGCAGCCAGTCGCCGGACCTGCCTGCCCGGGTACTGGATGAATACGGTATGTTCCCGACGGTTTATGCCTTATTGAGGAAAGAAAAACCCAAAAGCGAGATCGGCGTGATTTACGAGTGGGACGGGATCGGTTATTTGTTCCCCAAAAAAGCGGTGAACAAAGACCAGAACTGTGACGGTGACCTGGCCCTGACGAGAGCGGCAACATCTTACATTAAAGAAAAGAAACCCAATTTTCTGTTCATCCATTTGCACGATGTCGACAGCGTAGGGCACAATGCTGGTCACGGCACGCCCGATTACTACGCGGCCATAGAGCGCACCGACACGCACATCGGCAGCATTATCAGGAGCATCGAGGAAGCGGGTATGATGGACAAAACAGCCATCATTTTTACCGCGGATCACGGCGGGATCAACAAAGGCCACGGCGCGATTACCATGCAGGAAATGCAGATTCCCTGGATTATTACCGGGCCAGGGATACGAAAAGACAATGAGGTAAAGGAGAGTATCATGACCTTTGATACGGCGGCGACAATTGCGGCGATATTTAAGCTCAAAACCCCGCAGGTTTGGATAGGAGGGCCGGTTGAGGCGGCATTTAAATAATAATTAAGGACTTAAAAACATTCACGAAATGATCAAAATGGTAGTTTTCGACATGGCGGGCACGACAGTCGATGAAGATAATGTGGTTTACAAAACGCTTATGGAAGCTGTCAATGAGAGGCAGTTTGACTTTACTTTGGACGAAGTGCTGGCCGAGGGAGCGGGGAAAGAAAAGTTGCAGGCGATCAGGAGTGTTCTGGCTTCCAAAGGAATTATCGACGAAGAGCTGGCTTCCGGGATATTTGAGAAATTCCAGGTTATGCTGGACGAGGCTTACCGAACCCTGCAAGTTACCGGGCAACCCAACACGACCGAAGTTTTTGAAGCATTAAGAGAAAGCGGGGTGATCGTAGTGCTTAATACAGGTTACAACCGGCAAACGGCCGAGGCGCTGATTGGTAAGATTGGCTGGAAGCAGGGTGTTCATTTTGATGAGCTGGTAACTGCGTCGGATGTTGAAAAAAACCGGCCCGAACCGGATATGATCGCGTTGGCAATGAACCGTTTGGGTATCGACGATGCAAAAAGTGTGATCAAAGTCGGGGATTCTTCGATTGACATTGAAGAGGGACAAAATGCCGGCTGCCGTTTCAGCATTGGAATAACAACAGGAGCCCATACACGTGAGCAGCTTGCAGAGGCAAATCCCGATTTTATCATCGATAACCTTTCCGAACTGCTGCCAATCGTCAAAGCGCATTCCCTGGCCGGATAGGAAATGCGGGCGGCTATTTGCCGAGCATTAACCGGTCGACCTGCCCGCGTATCTTTTCAACCGGCGCGCAAATAACGAGGTAACCCTGTGAATCGTCTGCAGGTGCTATCCATTTGTTGCTTCCGTCGGGAGCAACCTTGCAGTGCCCGTCTTTTTTTACGGTAAAATAGGTTTCTGCACCTTCAACCGCTTCCAGCAAAGCAATCTGGTCCCAGCTGGCGCGGCCCTGAAATCCGTTGTAAAGCGCATACGCTTTGTAGACGGGACTTTTGGGGTCGCTGTGTGCCTTGAAAGAAGCGCCGCCCGTAACAATTTGATTACCAACTTCCCAGCCCGCGAATGTCACAGGAAGTTTCCATTTGGTCAGACAATTTATGGTCGAAGCCGGGTCCGGGCGGTAAAAATTGGCCTCCTTGCCTTCCGGGAACTGCCCGCCCATGCACGACCAGCGCTTAACCTTTTTCCTGACCAGATCGCGTCCACTCAAAGGGCTATTGGAATCCGGTGCGGAATCAAGCAGCTTACTGAGACTAGTCAAATGGCCGATCGTGACGATCACCACACTTTGATCCGGCGCGTTTGACAAAAGTCTGCGGTAAACTGTGGTACCGTCTTCGGCTTCGGCATTAGACTTGAAACGGTTGGGGAATTGCCCGGAGATCTGCCGGGTGTATTTTGAAAATTCCCGCAGCGAATCCTTCTGACTCACGCCTATCGGTATATCCTTGCGGCCAAACCACACATTGATCGCATCCGTACAGGAAGCGCTGTATTTATCGTCACTGGTAACGATTATTCCAAGGATCGTGGCTTTTTTCTGCCGCTCGTAGGCGTGAAGCATAGCGAGCGCACCCACATCGTCAACGTCCGAATCCATATCGGTATCAAGAATTACTGCAACGGGCGACTCGTCCTGCCAGGCAAGGGAGTGAGTTGATATCCCGGATGTTAATAAAAAAGAAAAGCAGAATAGGAGTAATCGGATCATTGCGAATTGATTTTTTGGATTGGCTGTCAGGGCTGGTAAGCTACCATTGTAGAAAGAGATTGTGGTGTTCAAACTTCCTATATTGTTAATCATAATGTACTGTTACTGTTTTGACATTAAACTATTAAGTTAATATGAGTTATCTACTAACCTTGCTCCTTTTATGGGGTTATCAGGAAATTAACAATCAGACTAGTCAAGTGTCAGATAAGGTCGAATTTATAGACACCTACCCTGTAAAAGTTGACGGTAATGCAAGTTTCTTTACTTTCGACTCGACTAGTTTGACCAAAGGGAAATTCATATTTGTTGTCAGTGGCAGCAAGACAGCTTTTTTTAAGAAAGGCGGCAAACTGGTGATCGTGAGTTTCTTAAAAAGGGAAGTGAAGCAAAACGGCTACATTGACCATTTTTATGATTCAGGATATCAAGTTACTTTGGATGTAAATAGAGGCGAAAAAATAAGTGAATGGAGCACTGAATATTCTGGTCAGTTAAAACTCGTGCAGAAAAACAAAGTGATGACAATCGCTGTGCATGGAGTCAATGAGGAGTTCGGGCTAAACAGATGATCGCCCGTAGTTAAAAGCGGTAACACATACCTTTTACGATCGGCAACTCATTTATCAAGTAAATATGCATGGTTGCTGAGTTTTGTAACAAATAGGCTGAGGCAGCACTAAGGAACAAGTTTCAGTGACCTGTTGATAACTTTCCGGTAATACCTTTTAAAATATTTGATCAGACTATGCTACTAGAACGTCGTGAATTTTTATCCTCGTTAAGCCTGGCCGGAGCGGCCACGTTGTTTCCGGGTATTTCCCTGCTCGCATCCACTTCCCCAAAAAAGGAAAAACTGGGCGTTGCACTTGTCGGTCTGGGCTATTACAGTACCGACCTGCTCGCCCCCGCCTTGCAGCTGACTGAAAAATGTTACCTGGCAGGCATCGTTACCGGAACCCCGGCCAAAGCAGAAACCTGGAAAACCAAGTACAATATCCCGGAAAAGAACATTTACAACTACGAAAACTTCGATAAAATCGCCGATAACCCCGATATCGATATTGTTTATGTGGTGCTTCCGCCTTCTATGCACCGGGAGTATGTAGTCCGTGCGGCGAAGGCAGGCAAGCATGTATTTTGTGAAAAACCAATGGCGCCTTCCGTAGCCGATTGTGAAGCGATGATAGCGGCTTGCAAGAGCAATAAAGTGAAGCTGGCGATCGGCTACCGCTGCCAGCATGATCCTAATATTCAGGCTTATATGAAGGTAGCGAAAGAACAGAAATTTGGGAAAGTGAAAATGGTAAACAGTGCGGCAGGGTATGTCGACAACCGGACCAACCACTGGAAGCAGAAAAAAAAGCTGGGAGGCGGAGTAATGGGGGACATGGGCGTGTACGCGCTGCAGGGAGCGAGGCTGGCAACCGGTGAAGAGCCCGTCAGTGTGATCGCGCAGGCGTCTACCACCCGCCCCGAAAT
This Dyadobacter sp. UC 10 DNA region includes the following protein-coding sequences:
- a CDS encoding carboxymuconolactone decarboxylase family protein, coding for MRKYKIILFLILVITAKRMMAQNKTSQTLTPQEQSISIIAAITAEGDMEGLSTQLSAGLDAGLSVEETKEILVQLYAYCGFPRSLNAIHTLMNVVEERKAGGKNDKQGKAAATSKKTADKYEQGRKVLENLTKTAQTKPAPGFGEFAPRIDAFLKEHLFADIFESEVLTFRQREIVTISALAAMPGVTSQLQAHVKMGMNTGITENQLAEIADLIEKYVSKTQGNTLKTVISKPLTPVIEKDMMVRISEIEIVPEFLTEYNAILKEEAAASVEKEQGVVAIFPMFIKEQPNQIRIVEIYADSAAYQSHLKTPHFQHYKTTTLKMVKALKLIDMNSLDSVTMLEIFKKLK
- a CDS encoding NAD(P)-dependent alcohol dehydrogenase, whose translation is MTETTNIKAYGTTAAEAPINAMDISRRVPTAHDVQIKIRYCGVCHSDIHTARSEWGGTIYPCVPGHEIVGEIIRVGDHVSKFKVGDIVGVGCMVDSCRECQYCQEGLEQYCEPGMTGTYNSPDKYLDTPTFGGYSESVVVDENYVLRIPENLDLAATAPLLCAGITTYSPLRHWKVGPGHKVGVVGIGGLGHMGIKIAKAMGAHVVAFTTSESKFSEAKRLGADEVVLSKDGEQMAAYRGKLNFILDAVSAEHDIDAYLSLLRVDGSLALVGAPENPLPVAAFSLIMGRKSFAGSMIGGIAETQEMLDFCGEHNIVADIEMIDIQEINEAYERMIKGDVKYRFVINLASIAK
- a CDS encoding FAD binding domain-containing protein encodes the protein MMQFQYERAKSVKAAISGLANSSNARFIAGGTNLIDLMKRNITAPTRLVDINKVPLKDIQQQNGKTVIGALALNSQVADHKLIIEKHPLLSQALNAGASAQIRNMATVGGNIMQRTRCHYFYDTALPCNKRDPGVGCGALEGLNRMHAVFGASEQCIAVHPSDMCVALVALDATVLVAGPKGERRIPFEEFHRLPGNQPEKDNTLQNDEMIISVEIPDNGFSKNSYYMKVRDRASYAFALVSVAAALSMDGKVIKDARLAMGGVAHKPWRLKEAEKALVGEPATEKTFWQAAEIAMQGAKAYKYNAFKLKLGPNVVVEALNNAAGPM
- a CDS encoding lysophospholipid acyltransferase family protein; its protein translation is MFRKITIGLNLLLAICRSASFIIYIITRYVLRYRHEILMQNFANAFPQKTAEERKALVKAYYKHLGDLVVEPVLFALASPAARMKLATYSNKELLSDLYAKNKHAIVLASHHGNWEYLINLPREVDFQVYTAYTPISNLRIDSWVHKMRSQMGVTVILKKNFYKAALSALRAPDSPALVVVIADQRPAPGSSKYSIEFLNQNTSVQLGAERLALASNAVVLYLQCRKVARFHYNYTFHLITENPASSKPLDITRQYYKMIEKDIDLDPATWLWSHKRWKPVDPLSGRTQ
- a CDS encoding zinc-binding dehydrogenase: MNLATLFIFNKAGEDMQMVEKEIPVVAPEEILVRNLYTTICGSDLHTFCGLRHEKTPTILGHEIVGEVVETGIKHSGRDYAGSLLSPGDIVTWSIFSADPASVQALRGMPQKASGLFKYGHAQVTEHDAFHGGLAEYCVLKKNTAVLKIPAGVPLDVAATINCAVATVAGALRLAGDLRRKRVLITGLGLLGIVCSAICKDAGAAKICTADINADRLAQSTAFGADDTYLLKNPGGSETDSQVPENFDVVFDMSGAPDAMETGVASLDVGGIAVWIGAVFSARKVVIDAEQVVRKLLTIKGLYNYNYEDFVYAVDFIGRCHARFPFSKIIGKEFSLAEAQSAFEYAIEFKPLRVGIRF
- a CDS encoding helix-turn-helix domain-containing protein, which produces MWARAIFCYSCNMGGFFILEVGRRIKEKRLDKRMTLQELADKSGVSKGLVSQIENGRTIPSLPVMLGIIQSLEIEVSEFFQGLSLLEPTILVNRRKDYAPFQKEDAKGFNYSRMMMRNLPASTIDFALLELTTESYREEVTTDAYEFIYIIKGQTECRVNGQTMVLEEGDSIFFDGRLPHVPKNTSDSNCLLLVLYFFDQNS
- a CDS encoding alkaline phosphatase, which codes for MKRLQKVLFLILFLLLNPFQNAFAQGRIEHVILIGSDGFGAYAFENAKVPNLRKLMKEGSWTLQARTVLPSSSAPNWASMVMGAGPELHGYTKWGSQSPDLPARVLDEYGMFPTVYALLRKEKPKSEIGVIYEWDGIGYLFPKKAVNKDQNCDGDLALTRAATSYIKEKKPNFLFIHLHDVDSVGHNAGHGTPDYYAAIERTDTHIGSIIRSIEEAGMMDKTAIIFTADHGGINKGHGAITMQEMQIPWIITGPGIRKDNEVKESIMTFDTAATIAAIFKLKTPQVWIGGPVEAAFK
- a CDS encoding phosphonatase-like hydrolase, with amino-acid sequence MIKMVVFDMAGTTVDEDNVVYKTLMEAVNERQFDFTLDEVLAEGAGKEKLQAIRSVLASKGIIDEELASGIFEKFQVMLDEAYRTLQVTGQPNTTEVFEALRESGVIVVLNTGYNRQTAEALIGKIGWKQGVHFDELVTASDVEKNRPEPDMIALAMNRLGIDDAKSVIKVGDSSIDIEEGQNAGCRFSIGITTGAHTREQLAEANPDFIIDNLSELLPIVKAHSLAG
- a CDS encoding nucleoside hydrolase, with the translated sequence MIRLLLFCFSFLLTSGISTHSLAWQDESPVAVILDTDMDSDVDDVGALAMLHAYERQKKATILGIIVTSDDKYSASCTDAINVWFGRKDIPIGVSQKDSLREFSKYTRQISGQFPNRFKSNAEAEDGTTVYRRLLSNAPDQSVVIVTIGHLTSLSKLLDSAPDSNSPLSGRDLVRKKVKRWSCMGGQFPEGKEANFYRPDPASTINCLTKWKLPVTFAGWEVGNQIVTGGASFKAHSDPKSPVYKAYALYNGFQGRASWDQIALLEAVEGAETYFTVKKDGHCKVAPDGSNKWIAPADDSQGYLVICAPVEKIRGQVDRLMLGK
- a CDS encoding Gfo/Idh/MocA family protein, producing MLLERREFLSSLSLAGAATLFPGISLLASTSPKKEKLGVALVGLGYYSTDLLAPALQLTEKCYLAGIVTGTPAKAETWKTKYNIPEKNIYNYENFDKIADNPDIDIVYVVLPPSMHREYVVRAAKAGKHVFCEKPMAPSVADCEAMIAACKSNKVKLAIGYRCQHDPNIQAYMKVAKEQKFGKVKMVNSAAGYVDNRTNHWKQKKKLGGGVMGDMGVYALQGARLATGEEPVSVIAQASTTRPEIYKEVEETMMFMLDFPSGARAACQTSFGINMNYLQVNYEKGWVKMEPQSAYNGNKGSMSDGTLINFPVKSQQAKQLDEDCMAIMNNTDLIAPGEEGLRDIRVVEAIYKSVATGKSVKI